One part of the Streptomyces sp. SS1-1 genome encodes these proteins:
- a CDS encoding DUF2637 domain-containing protein — protein MTITDWPRTAAEPDPDTSAPAAVSGTPQPVSRTPGTVSDTPEFVSETESGTGTDASPAKLTGTQKWTTGAIVIAALALAGIGLYLSFEHVADFAYKELRFGSLGKGQLFAVGVDVGIMVMIAVDLLMAWLKRPISWIRYPVWLLTAATVVLNAASGAPEGAWKLLDYVAAGAHGVVPVLFITVVELGRDAIDRVVRPEQVERDSIPWLRWILAPVATARIFRRMRLWGVTSYPEMIRRDQQLIAYEQWLKRKYKGDISQASEDELLPMKMAPYGYTVDQALAMPDEQEQAAQERAEEAERRRLDAETRSEVAKAESEAERLRAKGKVEAVRAEVDGQTGQARAHARAQVSAAERAAALEQEALDQAVIAEARAREAEAERKEADEREAKAAADLRAAELERHAAEKRKEAADADRVAAAEAQAIETQAIAEAREAAAEANRRAAETERAAAETQRATAEAARKKAEEERLAKVALADAARAETEAAEAERAAAETRRAAAEIERRAVEAEDVAKLKPRERAVRKVARMILATGGEADRVPLADIQHELAVTSPGTASEYRQEAAELLAGGYRP, from the coding sequence ATGACGATCACCGACTGGCCGCGAACCGCGGCTGAACCCGACCCCGATACGAGCGCACCGGCCGCCGTTTCGGGAACACCCCAGCCGGTTTCGCGGACACCCGGCACCGTTTCGGATACGCCGGAGTTCGTTTCGGAGACGGAAAGCGGAACCGGAACGGACGCCTCCCCGGCGAAGCTCACCGGCACCCAGAAGTGGACGACCGGAGCGATCGTCATCGCCGCGCTCGCCCTCGCGGGCATCGGCCTGTACCTGTCCTTCGAGCACGTCGCGGACTTCGCCTACAAGGAGCTCCGCTTCGGCTCGCTGGGCAAGGGCCAACTGTTCGCGGTCGGCGTCGACGTCGGCATCATGGTGATGATCGCGGTCGACCTGCTGATGGCCTGGCTCAAGCGCCCCATCAGCTGGATTCGCTACCCGGTGTGGCTGCTGACCGCCGCGACCGTCGTCCTCAACGCCGCCTCCGGCGCCCCGGAGGGCGCCTGGAAGCTGCTGGACTACGTCGCGGCCGGCGCCCACGGCGTCGTTCCGGTCCTCTTCATCACCGTGGTGGAGCTGGGCCGTGACGCCATCGACCGCGTTGTCCGCCCTGAGCAGGTCGAACGGGACTCCATCCCGTGGCTGCGGTGGATCCTCGCCCCCGTCGCAACCGCCCGTATCTTCCGCAGGATGCGGCTGTGGGGCGTCACCTCCTACCCGGAGATGATCCGCCGCGACCAGCAGCTCATCGCTTACGAGCAGTGGCTCAAGCGCAAGTACAAGGGCGACATCTCCCAGGCGTCCGAGGATGAGCTGCTGCCGATGAAGATGGCCCCTTACGGCTACACCGTCGACCAGGCCCTGGCCATGCCCGATGAGCAGGAACAAGCAGCTCAGGAGCGTGCGGAGGAAGCCGAACGCCGCCGCCTGGACGCGGAGACGCGCAGCGAGGTCGCCAAGGCGGAGTCCGAAGCCGAGCGGCTGCGAGCCAAGGGCAAGGTGGAGGCGGTCCGCGCGGAGGTCGACGGCCAGACCGGCCAGGCCCGCGCCCACGCCCGAGCCCAGGTCAGCGCCGCAGAGCGGGCCGCCGCTCTGGAGCAGGAGGCGCTAGACCAGGCCGTCATCGCCGAAGCCCGCGCCCGTGAGGCGGAGGCGGAGCGCAAGGAGGCCGACGAGCGCGAGGCGAAGGCCGCCGCTGATCTCCGCGCGGCGGAACTGGAGCGCCATGCAGCCGAGAAGCGGAAGGAAGCAGCGGACGCCGACCGGGTCGCCGCAGCGGAGGCTCAGGCGATCGAGACCCAGGCCATCGCCGAAGCTCGCGAGGCCGCTGCCGAAGCGAACCGGCGTGCTGCCGAAACGGAGAGGGCCGCTGCCGAAACGCAGCGCGCCACCGCCGAAGCTGCCCGCAAGAAGGCGGAAGAGGAGCGCCTCGCGAAGGTCGCTCTTGCTGATGCCGCGCGTGCCGAGACGGAAGCCGCCGAAGCCGAGCGGGCTGCTGCCGAAACGCGGCGGGCTGCCGCCGAAATCGAGCGGCGCGCGGTCGAAGCCGAGGACGTTGCGAAGCTCAAGCCGCGCGAGCGGGCGGTCCGCAAGGTCGCCCGGATGATCCTCGCGACCGGCGGCGAAGCCGACCGGGTGCCGCTGGCCGACATCCAGCACGAGCTGGCGGTCACCTCGCCCGGCACCGCGTCGGAGTACCGCCAGGAGGCAGCCGAGCTGCTCGCCGGCGGCTACCGCCCCTGA
- a CDS encoding DNA translocase FtsK codes for MSTLPTRAKAEMAAYGASAAALAYVPSMELLPANATAAAISGGCVWWLYRKVKTKDFRRTIRTAQRVLGPVTGGAVYAAAAIVPGHTWWEPVAALAWGGLMSAALPITRSTWAPPATIIAAYPPGFRGLVMQMWDTAEVAPGTWLENIEQTVSPQYPDFTADVVAPAGKPVPRIDLVDVAACFGYPVGCVALDEIPGTGPGRLRLTVAPTARRGGGSIEEMWAAKVARPGGAIPGSEIVRVEQLPARADLPARGMILAQVDAGEVARINHAQLCSAFGVEPEELRLVAESRGREALVTLYDSAPLKGARRATRELLTLDAYGRYTIGTAHDGSNAKVHMQSAAGTLHGFLVGVTGSGKTVALALMCAAWALAGLTNWVTSARPDAQMSAVGRHIDRQSAGPVFTWWMLKAAIALMDIRGQINSEVGHDFSAHSPYPGLVLVLDEFNSLVGDDALGDDIAHMTDVLAREGRKFGIGIVFAGQSLNLSKLGGEASLRDQVQGGIGVVLRIAASSGGIAARQATGGLAGDVDLADIPDRFNASTSLMDRMHGITDDAPGETTQGVGHTVTGSTATMMRTLYVHLPKDGSPDGLGDIFPADGSINCLTDRETDALTELGLWHDWTMPPPSKNDDGEGAVLPPQSSGIGSFDPPAIKPKNRTVKDKVLAAVDRQMTAKEIRAQVDAAAGSVRNALSDLVAEGRLHQVDHGVYAPVDQDATTAVEQDGQAAQSASVPDGVDGALVVEAASLVISSQFGSQSMVQRKLRVGFALAGRLLDILEERGIVGPADGSKARDVLVAPDVQDDVLRELRADFVLATGD; via the coding sequence ATGAGCACGCTGCCCACCCGAGCCAAGGCAGAGATGGCCGCCTACGGGGCATCCGCCGCCGCCCTCGCCTACGTCCCCTCCATGGAGCTCCTGCCCGCCAACGCCACCGCCGCCGCGATCAGTGGCGGCTGCGTGTGGTGGCTCTACCGCAAGGTCAAGACGAAGGACTTCCGCCGCACGATCCGCACCGCCCAGCGCGTGCTGGGACCGGTCACCGGCGGCGCCGTCTACGCGGCAGCCGCGATCGTCCCCGGCCACACCTGGTGGGAGCCGGTCGCGGCCCTGGCATGGGGCGGCCTCATGTCCGCAGCCCTGCCCATCACCCGCTCCACCTGGGCCCCGCCCGCCACCATCATCGCCGCCTACCCGCCCGGTTTCCGGGGCCTGGTCATGCAGATGTGGGACACCGCCGAAGTGGCTCCCGGCACCTGGCTGGAGAACATCGAGCAGACTGTCTCCCCCCAGTATCCGGACTTCACTGCCGACGTCGTGGCCCCGGCCGGAAAGCCGGTGCCGCGCATCGACCTGGTCGACGTCGCCGCCTGCTTCGGCTACCCCGTCGGCTGCGTCGCCCTGGACGAGATCCCCGGCACCGGCCCGGGCCGCCTGCGCCTCACCGTCGCCCCCACCGCCCGCCGCGGCGGCGGCAGCATCGAGGAGATGTGGGCGGCCAAGGTGGCCCGCCCAGGCGGAGCCATCCCCGGAAGCGAGATCGTCCGCGTCGAGCAGCTGCCCGCGCGCGCAGACCTCCCCGCCCGCGGCATGATCCTCGCCCAGGTCGACGCGGGCGAGGTCGCCCGCATCAACCACGCCCAGCTCTGCTCCGCATTCGGAGTCGAGCCCGAAGAACTGCGCCTGGTCGCCGAATCACGCGGCCGTGAGGCGCTGGTGACGCTGTACGACTCGGCACCGCTGAAGGGAGCACGCCGCGCCACCCGCGAGCTGCTCACCCTGGACGCCTACGGCCGCTACACCATCGGCACCGCCCACGACGGATCCAACGCCAAGGTCCACATGCAGTCCGCGGCCGGCACCCTGCACGGCTTCCTCGTCGGCGTCACCGGCTCCGGCAAAACCGTCGCCCTGGCGCTGATGTGCGCAGCGTGGGCACTGGCGGGCCTGACGAACTGGGTGACCTCCGCACGCCCCGACGCGCAGATGAGCGCAGTCGGACGGCACATCGACCGCCAGAGCGCCGGCCCGGTCTTCACCTGGTGGATGCTCAAGGCCGCCATCGCCCTGATGGACATCCGAGGCCAGATCAACAGCGAGGTCGGGCACGACTTCTCCGCACACTCCCCCTACCCGGGCCTGGTCCTGGTCCTCGACGAGTTCAACTCCCTCGTCGGCGACGATGCCTTGGGTGACGACATCGCCCACATGACCGACGTCCTCGCCCGCGAAGGCCGCAAATTCGGCATCGGCATCGTCTTCGCCGGCCAGTCCCTCAACCTGTCCAAGCTCGGCGGCGAAGCCTCCCTGCGCGACCAGGTCCAGGGCGGCATCGGCGTCGTACTGCGCATCGCCGCATCCTCCGGCGGCATCGCCGCCCGGCAAGCCACCGGAGGACTCGCCGGAGACGTCGACCTGGCCGACATCCCTGACCGGTTCAACGCCTCCACCTCACTGATGGACCGCATGCACGGCATCACCGACGACGCACCCGGCGAGACCACCCAAGGCGTCGGCCACACCGTCACCGGCTCCACAGCGACCATGATGCGCACCCTGTACGTCCACCTGCCCAAGGACGGCAGCCCCGACGGCCTCGGCGACATCTTCCCCGCCGACGGCTCCATCAACTGCCTCACCGACCGCGAGACCGACGCCCTGACCGAGCTGGGCCTGTGGCACGACTGGACCATGCCGCCGCCCTCCAAGAACGACGACGGCGAGGGCGCCGTACTGCCCCCGCAGTCCAGCGGGATCGGCTCCTTCGACCCGCCCGCCATCAAGCCGAAGAACCGCACCGTCAAGGACAAGGTCCTCGCCGCGGTCGACCGGCAGATGACGGCCAAGGAGATCCGCGCCCAGGTCGATGCCGCAGCAGGGAGTGTCCGCAACGCCCTGTCCGACCTGGTCGCCGAAGGGCGTCTCCACCAGGTCGACCACGGCGTCTACGCGCCTGTCGACCAGGACGCCACGACTGCTGTCGAGCAGGACGGGCAGGCAGCTCAGTCGGCCTCCGTCCCGGATGGGGTGGACGGCGCCCTCGTGGTTGAGGCCGCCAGTCTCGTCATCAGCAGCCAGTTCGGCTCGCAGTCGATGGTGCAGCGCAAGCTGCGGGTCGGCTTCGCCCTCGCCGGGCGCCTCCTGGACATCCTGGAGGAGCGCGGCATCGTCGGCCCCGCCGACGGCAGCAAAGCCCGCGACGTCCTGGTCGCCCCGGACGTTCAGGACGACGTTCTGCGCGAGCTGCGCGCCGACTTCGTCCTCGCCACCGGCGACTGA
- a CDS encoding ParB/RepB/Spo0J family partition protein, which yields MSKEEELGKGASFGRSRDRRSERGRAKALAQGDIPPYTLVRLPLDEVASTPLNPRRRFGTDEDLTRFGEELRAAQLHACVAVSRSAYLSLWPDHAARLEPSAQHVLVNGERRVRSARHVSLTHLDFVIRDDLAATRETFINHVLRENLSRENFDVIERAHGVKSLVEACAEEAGPRGAQTRAADQLGRDKSWVTNQLILLALPEELQTRLSEGTLPERDGRVMARHAKDNPDLDVEGLLAYLDETRQAEKEKKARASAALASVAESSKKDGTETPAIPSPSAPVDTSNGNEGLGTEELETSGSLSADNEPASAAEGKSELFDGDPLEQLDVFRRRAVRFAKEMTGLEETYRLASKANPELAESHLRQILERLDRVGRHLELRQKQSQ from the coding sequence ATGAGCAAAGAAGAGGAACTCGGCAAGGGCGCATCTTTTGGCCGCAGCCGCGACCGCCGCAGCGAACGCGGCCGCGCCAAGGCGCTAGCGCAAGGCGACATCCCGCCCTACACACTCGTGCGCCTCCCGCTAGACGAGGTCGCCTCGACCCCGCTCAACCCGCGGCGCCGGTTCGGCACCGACGAAGACCTCACCCGCTTCGGCGAAGAGCTCCGCGCGGCCCAGCTCCACGCATGTGTCGCCGTCAGTCGGTCCGCCTACTTGAGCCTGTGGCCAGACCACGCTGCTCGCCTGGAACCATCAGCGCAACACGTCCTCGTCAACGGCGAACGCCGCGTGCGCAGCGCCCGGCACGTCTCCCTAACCCACCTCGACTTCGTCATCCGTGACGACCTCGCCGCAACGCGCGAGACGTTCATCAACCATGTTCTTCGGGAGAACCTTTCCCGCGAGAACTTCGACGTCATAGAACGCGCACACGGCGTCAAATCACTCGTCGAAGCGTGTGCAGAGGAAGCAGGGCCACGCGGAGCCCAAACCCGAGCTGCCGACCAGCTCGGACGCGACAAGTCCTGGGTCACGAACCAGTTGATCCTCCTCGCCCTACCTGAAGAACTCCAAACCCGTCTCAGCGAGGGCACCCTTCCCGAGCGCGATGGTCGCGTCATGGCCAGGCACGCCAAGGACAACCCAGATCTCGATGTCGAAGGGCTGCTGGCCTACCTTGACGAGACCCGGCAAGCAGAGAAGGAGAAGAAGGCGAGAGCATCTGCCGCCCTGGCCTCCGTTGCCGAGTCCTCCAAGAAGGATGGAACTGAAACCCCCGCGATCCCGTCACCGAGTGCACCGGTGGACACCTCGAACGGGAATGAGGGCCTCGGCACGGAGGAACTAGAGACGAGTGGTTCGTTGTCCGCGGACAACGAACCGGCGTCGGCAGCCGAGGGCAAGTCGGAGCTCTTCGACGGCGACCCGCTCGAGCAGCTCGATGTCTTCCGCCGCAGGGCAGTCAGGTTCGCCAAGGAAATGACCGGCCTAGAGGAGACCTACCGACTGGCGTCCAAAGCGAACCCTGAGCTCGCAGAGTCGCACCTGAGGCAGATCCTGGAGCGACTGGATCGAGTCGGGCGCCATCTAGAACTCCGTCAGAAGCAGTCGCAGTAA
- a CDS encoding WhiB family transcriptional regulator, with the protein MGTTVQRIPFPASASPTACRRNPRIFDVVRGEATDPAAASRIQKAKAACRHCPIATDCLRWALTNPDQTPTNVWAATTAGERTVLRTRLARRLGPHWMDALTRTVS; encoded by the coding sequence ATGGGCACCACCGTCCAGCGCATCCCGTTCCCCGCGTCCGCAAGCCCGACCGCCTGCCGCCGCAACCCCCGCATATTCGACGTCGTCCGCGGCGAAGCCACCGATCCGGCCGCAGCGAGCCGCATCCAGAAGGCCAAAGCAGCCTGCCGACACTGCCCGATCGCCACGGACTGCCTGCGATGGGCACTCACCAACCCCGACCAGACCCCCACCAACGTGTGGGCAGCCACCACCGCAGGCGAACGCACAGTGCTGCGCACACGCCTGGCCCGCCGCCTCGGCCCCCACTGGATGGACGCCCTGACTCGGACCGTCAGCTGA
- a CDS encoding RRQRL motif-containing zinc-binding protein, with product MTTRTRRRRTTTHPRAAHGLPEYDWGTAPTEQLATRRQLRAAGLRPGGQEPVALLRCKACATRPYRACSRAAYLYRVDLALPVRPMTLAKEAALDKAMAARTTCPLCRRRYHHVLPLRTLGSCLECHDGTPADPATYIAPPDHAQALAA from the coding sequence GTGACGACCCGCACCCGACGCCGACGCACCACCACGCATCCACGCGCCGCGCACGGATTACCCGAATACGACTGGGGGACCGCACCCACCGAGCAATTGGCTACGCGCCGCCAACTGCGCGCTGCGGGACTGCGCCCCGGCGGGCAGGAGCCCGTCGCGCTCCTGCGTTGCAAGGCATGCGCAACGCGCCCATATCGCGCGTGCTCCCGCGCCGCCTACCTCTACCGCGTCGACCTGGCCCTGCCCGTGCGACCGATGACGCTCGCCAAAGAGGCCGCGCTCGACAAGGCCATGGCCGCGCGAACCACCTGCCCGCTCTGCCGACGGCGCTACCACCACGTCCTGCCGCTGCGCACCCTCGGCTCCTGCCTGGAGTGCCACGACGGCACCCCGGCCGACCCTGCCACCTACATCGCGCCACCTGACCACGCCCAGGCCCTGGCGGCCTGA
- a CDS encoding GGDEF domain-containing protein has protein sequence MPATAALRQRPRTFVIAAAAVPLALAILADDVRVRRHLEAARRDPLTGLADRPALMYRITRLAATHREQLHVLVADADGLKTVNDDLGHAAGDMLIAAVGRRLGTWAAARGGLAARLGGDEFAAVVLLPPTTTVREVTALRDQLARPVTCGTEILSPAVSIGTARAADLPDAADASRILRGADMAMYRVKTRREQCGYVATRHDAYTPSVHGRRPGRPGTHLPVG, from the coding sequence ATGCCCGCTACCGCCGCCTTACGTCAGCGGCCGCGCACCTTCGTCATCGCTGCGGCCGCCGTGCCGCTCGCCCTGGCGATCCTCGCTGACGACGTCCGGGTACGGCGCCATCTGGAGGCCGCACGCCGGGACCCGCTCACCGGCCTCGCCGACCGGCCGGCCCTCATGTACCGCATCACCCGCCTCGCCGCCACACACCGCGAGCAGCTGCACGTCCTGGTCGCCGACGCCGACGGGCTGAAGACCGTCAACGATGACCTGGGCCACGCCGCCGGCGACATGCTCATCGCCGCCGTCGGACGCCGCCTCGGCACGTGGGCAGCAGCGCGCGGCGGCCTTGCCGCACGTCTGGGAGGCGATGAATTCGCTGCCGTCGTGCTGCTGCCGCCGACCACGACCGTTCGGGAAGTCACCGCGCTGCGCGACCAACTGGCGCGGCCCGTCACATGCGGAACAGAGATCCTGAGCCCGGCGGTGTCCATCGGGACTGCCCGGGCCGCCGACCTGCCCGACGCAGCAGACGCTTCCCGCATCCTGCGCGGCGCGGACATGGCCATGTACCGGGTCAAGACCCGCCGCGAGCAGTGCGGCTACGTAGCCACACGCCACGACGCCTACACGCCCTCGGTCCATGGCCGCCGCCCGGGCCGCCCCGGCACCCACCTCCCGGTCGGGTGA
- a CDS encoding replication-relaxation family protein has translation MRALVLLALGVVKVATAAQLRALVLPGTADAQTVRNACKDLKGAGLVESVGSTSRLGKAGQPVTEQLWNLTTAGLAAAATELDRPVREMGGTARDAAKAGAGHALKVTDTIDAFRQSEPLPTKRVARTRQPGAAAAIPAQPAAVTRPPGLGKLRGWTTEVALPVVGTFTAPGRGSLRADAVLTAPEDGVPVLFVEVDNHTEPPAAVADKIARYRKFFQRSAMDHRGQDVPLWSTLWEDSGRGGFPPVALVFTKPVGPRVMQERIGEVGRLSQEHWQGRWHTDYTSPEGKRDGYRDYDGTVPVLATTLALLAEKGPRGPVWWRYGHTAVETLEQALDNPDDHRAYRLRDEQRRAARQAADEAGQAQREEERRVRDASRW, from the coding sequence GTGCGTGCTCTGGTGCTGCTGGCGCTGGGGGTGGTGAAGGTGGCCACGGCCGCCCAGCTGCGCGCTCTGGTGCTGCCGGGGACGGCGGATGCGCAGACGGTGCGCAACGCGTGCAAGGACCTTAAGGGTGCGGGGCTGGTGGAGTCGGTCGGGTCGACCAGCCGCCTGGGCAAGGCCGGCCAGCCGGTGACCGAGCAGCTGTGGAACCTCACCACCGCCGGCCTTGCGGCGGCCGCGACCGAACTGGACCGTCCCGTCCGTGAGATGGGCGGCACCGCGCGGGACGCGGCGAAGGCCGGCGCCGGGCACGCGCTGAAGGTGACGGACACGATCGACGCGTTCCGCCAGTCCGAGCCGCTGCCCACCAAGCGGGTTGCCCGGACGCGGCAGCCCGGCGCCGCGGCCGCCATTCCCGCGCAGCCGGCGGCGGTGACGCGCCCGCCGGGGCTGGGGAAGCTGCGGGGCTGGACCACCGAGGTCGCGCTGCCCGTCGTGGGCACGTTCACCGCGCCCGGTCGGGGAAGCCTGCGTGCCGATGCCGTTCTGACCGCGCCCGAGGACGGTGTGCCGGTGCTGTTCGTGGAGGTCGACAACCACACCGAGCCGCCGGCCGCCGTCGCCGACAAGATCGCCCGCTACCGGAAGTTCTTCCAACGCTCGGCGATGGACCACCGCGGCCAGGACGTGCCGCTGTGGTCGACGCTGTGGGAGGACTCCGGCCGCGGAGGCTTCCCGCCCGTTGCGCTCGTGTTCACCAAGCCGGTCGGCCCACGCGTCATGCAGGAACGCATCGGGGAGGTCGGCCGCCTGTCACAGGAGCACTGGCAGGGCCGCTGGCACACCGACTACACCAGCCCCGAGGGCAAGCGCGACGGCTACCGCGACTACGACGGCACCGTGCCCGTGCTCGCCACCACCCTGGCCCTGCTCGCCGAAAAGGGACCGCGCGGGCCGGTGTGGTGGCGCTACGGCCACACTGCGGTCGAGACCCTGGAGCAGGCCCTCGACAACCCCGACGACCACCGCGCCTACCGCCTACGCGACGAGCAGCGCCGCGCCGCCCGCCAGGCAGCCGACGAAGCCGGCCAGGCCCAGCGGGAGGAGGAGCGCCGCGTACGGGATGCCTCGAGGTGGTAG
- a CDS encoding Pycsar system effector family protein, which yields MPASSTPLTTGQTTDKELDAACAAVTGEIARTDGKASLLLAFNGAGLAGLTTLADHDLPAHTIAAGALAFVALGTAAVLLLLVVRPRLHGRDRASFPYWARLTEAEIRACMTSDTRAARIRVLSGIAVAKFTQLRRAVDCTLAALAFLALAAISAPL from the coding sequence ATGCCGGCATCGTCTACGCCGCTCACCACGGGCCAGACCACAGACAAAGAGCTGGACGCAGCCTGCGCCGCAGTCACAGGCGAGATCGCCCGTACCGACGGCAAGGCGTCGCTGCTACTCGCTTTCAACGGCGCCGGCCTCGCTGGCCTGACCACACTTGCCGACCACGACCTGCCCGCCCACACCATCGCGGCGGGAGCCCTCGCCTTCGTCGCCCTCGGCACGGCGGCAGTGCTGCTGCTCCTGGTCGTCAGGCCCCGCCTGCACGGCCGCGACCGAGCGTCCTTCCCCTACTGGGCACGCCTGACCGAAGCCGAGATCCGCGCTTGCATGACCAGCGACACACGCGCCGCCCGCATCCGCGTCCTGTCCGGCATCGCCGTGGCCAAGTTCACCCAGCTGCGGCGTGCTGTCGACTGCACCCTCGCAGCGCTGGCTTTCCTCGCTCTGGCCGCGATCAGCGCCCCGCTCTAA
- a CDS encoding NUDIX domain-containing protein, whose amino-acid sequence MTETTATVQLTADVICIRGGDMLLIERAWPPYEGLFALPGGYVEPGETFRAAAVRELREETGVRIAEDDLALVGVYDRPDRDPRGRFVSVAYMATVPDDATAQAGDDAAAVRWTPLATFHDALAFDHSQIVADARHLLAGGNDPGEH is encoded by the coding sequence ATGACCGAGACGACCGCAACCGTCCAGCTGACCGCCGACGTGATCTGCATCCGAGGCGGCGACATGCTGCTCATCGAACGGGCTTGGCCGCCCTACGAAGGACTGTTCGCCCTGCCGGGTGGCTACGTCGAGCCCGGAGAGACCTTCCGCGCCGCCGCCGTGCGGGAACTGCGGGAAGAGACCGGCGTCCGCATCGCCGAGGACGACCTGGCCCTGGTCGGCGTCTACGACCGCCCCGACCGCGACCCTCGCGGCCGGTTCGTCAGCGTCGCGTACATGGCCACCGTCCCGGACGACGCCACCGCCCAGGCCGGGGACGACGCCGCCGCTGTGCGGTGGACACCACTGGCCACCTTCCATGACGCCCTCGCCTTCGACCACAGCCAGATCGTGGCCGACGCACGACACCTCCTCGCCGGCGGAAACGACCCCGGCGAGCACTGA
- a CDS encoding restriction endonuclease, translating into MTPRRSPARRPRRRSRKQAEADLFGVLAAAAVAIGLFIVVVDWLVTHWWVLVIAAFLASLAGFAWGHQRQQRARWDAARAQSLRYGLAQLDGLHHSRFEDAVRDLMYRDGCRNAVRVGGGGDLGADVKATDPYGRRWVIQCKHRRNGARGSAVGTPDLQVLNGTARQVHGADVAVIVTNGRVTAPAVAFARQQRLHIVDRETLATWAAGSRPLWELLRAVPPPRRPTSLS; encoded by the coding sequence GTGACGCCGCGGCGGTCCCCTGCGCGTCGACCACGCCGGCGCAGCAGGAAGCAGGCAGAGGCGGACCTGTTCGGCGTTCTGGCGGCTGCCGCGGTCGCGATCGGGCTGTTCATAGTGGTGGTCGATTGGCTTGTGACCCACTGGTGGGTCCTCGTCATCGCCGCGTTCCTCGCCTCCCTGGCAGGCTTCGCATGGGGGCACCAGCGTCAGCAGCGGGCGCGTTGGGATGCCGCGCGAGCGCAGAGTCTGCGGTACGGGCTTGCGCAGCTGGACGGGCTGCACCACTCACGGTTCGAGGACGCCGTGCGGGACCTGATGTACCGCGATGGATGCCGCAATGCCGTCCGTGTCGGCGGTGGCGGGGACCTGGGCGCGGACGTGAAGGCAACCGACCCTTACGGCCGCCGCTGGGTCATCCAGTGCAAGCACCGCCGCAACGGAGCCCGAGGATCGGCAGTGGGAACCCCTGATCTGCAAGTGCTCAACGGCACAGCGCGTCAGGTGCACGGCGCGGACGTCGCGGTCATCGTCACGAACGGACGAGTGACGGCGCCCGCCGTGGCTTTCGCGAGGCAGCAGCGGCTGCACATAGTGGACCGCGAGACGCTCGCTACGTGGGCAGCCGGCTCGCGTCCGCTGTGGGAGCTCCTGAGGGCAGTCCCACCCCCGCGCCGACCCACATCACTGAGCTGA
- a CDS encoding ParA family protein: MTAPYDPNDREKVVAKLPVQLRRELKIRAAEVGMDIQHAVTAGVKAWQKTDSHPTVDTAGGSSFSTYLPTGLYAELKVSCKARGLTYNQGMAQAIRGWLDATPSPRRATPNITGTRRLIIGNQKGGVGKTSVAAGVATALAENGNKVVLIDFDPQCHLTRQLGHQILDIEEPSLAKVMLGETNQDMRSLLVPIKGGDFEDRLWLLPGCKDAFLLDARLATSRHVRIRETALEKALEPLEEDVDYVVVDCPPSLGYAMDTALYYGRLRSGEEPNSSGIVIVVLAEDSSADAYDMLDEQIQDLADDLDIDIPSLGFVVNMYDSRKGYVATSSLDSWREIGEPRVLAVIPELKDQREAVRVKKPLLVHAPYGEQAEAMRNLAREIS; encoded by the coding sequence ATGACCGCTCCCTACGACCCGAACGATCGGGAAAAGGTAGTCGCGAAGCTGCCTGTGCAGCTACGCCGTGAACTCAAGATCCGGGCCGCCGAAGTCGGCATGGACATCCAGCACGCCGTCACCGCCGGCGTGAAGGCATGGCAGAAGACGGACAGCCACCCGACCGTCGATACCGCCGGTGGCTCCAGCTTCTCCACCTACCTACCCACGGGCCTGTACGCGGAGCTCAAGGTCAGCTGCAAGGCCCGCGGCCTCACCTACAACCAGGGCATGGCCCAAGCCATCCGCGGATGGCTCGACGCCACCCCGTCGCCGCGACGTGCGACCCCCAACATCACCGGCACTCGCCGCCTGATCATCGGCAACCAGAAGGGCGGCGTCGGCAAGACCAGCGTGGCGGCCGGAGTCGCCACGGCGCTCGCAGAGAACGGCAACAAGGTCGTCCTCATCGACTTCGACCCGCAATGCCACCTCACCCGCCAACTTGGCCACCAGATTCTCGACATCGAAGAGCCGAGCCTGGCCAAAGTCATGCTGGGCGAGACGAACCAGGACATGCGCAGCCTCCTAGTCCCGATAAAGGGCGGAGACTTCGAAGACCGCCTGTGGCTGCTCCCCGGCTGCAAGGACGCATTCCTTCTGGACGCGCGACTCGCCACCAGCCGCCACGTCCGTATCCGCGAGACGGCGCTGGAGAAGGCCCTCGAACCGCTCGAGGAAGACGTCGACTACGTCGTCGTCGACTGCCCGCCCAGCTTGGGCTACGCGATGGACACCGCCCTCTACTACGGACGTCTCCGTTCTGGCGAGGAACCCAACTCCTCCGGCATCGTCATCGTCGTCCTGGCGGAGGACTCCTCCGCCGACGCCTACGACATGCTCGACGAGCAGATCCAGGACCTCGCCGACGACCTCGACATCGACATCCCCAGCCTCGGCTTCGTGGTCAACATGTACGACAGCCGCAAGGGCTACGTCGCCACCTCATCCCTCGACAGCTGGAGAGAGATCGGCGAACCGCGCGTCCTCGCCGTCATTCCCGAGCTGAAAGACCAACGCGAGGCCGTGCGCGTCAAGAAGCCACTACTCGTGCACGCCCCCTACGGCGAACAAGCCGAAGCCATGCGCAACCTGGCCCGGGAGATCAGCTGA